The Pseudomonadota bacterium genome contains a region encoding:
- a CDS encoding tetratricopeptide repeat protein, with protein sequence MHIIAVCSLSAGIATVLSASAQATPGHDHAVRGEVGGFAHQARRPSESFVESAPPLWDNLGTLSYKITTTSERAQEYFDQGLRLTYAFNHTEARRAFRMAQRLDPKCALCSWGEALVLGPNINAPMDSSAVKPALAALREAQEKARYASSRERALIEALDKRYSENAERATLDAAYATAMNRVAARYPEDADIQILYAEALMDLTPWDYWASNGRRPKGRTAEILAVLERVLDKHPDHPGAIHYYIHMVEASDRPERAEPYAMRLADLMPGAGHLVHMPFHIYFRMGRYLDALAVNKAGVAADEAYIAAAAPEGIYPQAYYPHNVHSLMAAAQMAGDGKTAIAAAEKLARVVTPDAARAIPWVQPIQAAPYFAHAQFSAPETVWALADPGSSLPYVQAMWHYARGVAHASRKDIQAAERAAAAIAAIAARGDFSALAAGGIPAGEVLALARHVLLARIAQAGGALKSARTELERAVAIQDKLSYSEPPFWYYPVRQSLGAVLLLSGDLAGAEDAFRASLREAPHNGWALYGLTEVYKRRGDKRQARVAERRLAEAWASDRAGLDLSRL encoded by the coding sequence ATGCATATTATTGCGGTTTGCTCACTATCCGCCGGGATCGCCACGGTTCTGTCGGCCAGTGCTCAAGCAACCCCTGGACACGACCACGCGGTCCGGGGCGAGGTCGGGGGCTTCGCGCATCAAGCGCGCCGTCCCTCCGAGTCCTTCGTCGAGAGCGCGCCACCGCTTTGGGACAACCTCGGCACGCTGAGCTACAAGATCACGACCACCAGTGAACGCGCCCAGGAGTACTTCGATCAAGGCCTGCGGCTCACCTACGCGTTCAACCATACCGAAGCGCGGCGCGCCTTTCGGATGGCGCAGAGGCTCGATCCGAAGTGCGCCCTCTGCTCCTGGGGTGAGGCGCTCGTGCTCGGCCCCAACATCAACGCGCCGATGGACTCCTCCGCAGTCAAGCCTGCGCTAGCGGCCCTGCGCGAGGCGCAAGAAAAAGCCCGCTACGCTTCGAGCCGTGAACGAGCGCTGATCGAGGCGCTGGATAAGCGCTATTCCGAAAACGCCGAGCGGGCGACCCTGGATGCCGCCTACGCCACGGCCATGAATCGAGTGGCGGCCCGCTATCCCGAGGACGCGGACATCCAGATCCTCTACGCCGAGGCCCTGATGGATCTCACGCCTTGGGACTACTGGGCATCGAACGGCCGCCGGCCGAAAGGCAGAACCGCGGAGATCCTCGCCGTCTTGGAACGGGTGCTGGACAAACATCCTGACCATCCGGGGGCGATCCACTACTACATCCACATGGTCGAGGCTTCGGACCGGCCGGAGCGGGCGGAACCCTATGCCATGCGTCTCGCGGATCTCATGCCCGGCGCCGGCCATCTCGTGCACATGCCCTTTCATATCTATTTCCGCATGGGCCGCTATCTGGACGCGCTGGCCGTGAATAAGGCGGGGGTAGCGGCCGATGAGGCCTATATCGCCGCGGCAGCACCCGAGGGCATCTACCCGCAGGCTTATTATCCACACAATGTGCACTCGCTCATGGCCGCGGCCCAGATGGCGGGCGACGGCAAGACCGCCATCGCCGCGGCGGAGAAGCTCGCGCGCGTGGTGACCCCTGATGCGGCCCGGGCCATTCCCTGGGTGCAGCCCATTCAAGCGGCGCCTTATTTTGCCCACGCCCAGTTCAGCGCGCCCGAGACCGTGTGGGCCTTGGCCGATCCCGGATCCAGTCTGCCCTATGTTCAGGCAATGTGGCACTACGCTCGCGGCGTGGCCCATGCGTCCCGTAAGGATATCCAGGCCGCTGAGCGCGCGGCGGCGGCGATCGCGGCGATCGCGGCCCGCGGCGACTTTTCCGCACTCGCGGCCGGCGGGATCCCCGCGGGCGAGGTGCTGGCGCTCGCCCGCCACGTGTTACTCGCTCGCATCGCCCAGGCTGGAGGCGCCCTGAAGTCCGCGCGTACCGAGCTAGAGCGGGCGGTAGCCATTCAGGATAAGCTTTCCTACTCGGAGCCGCCGTTCTGGTACTATCCGGTGCGCCAGTCGCTCGGCGCCGTGCTCTTGCTCTCGGGCGATCTCGCCGGCGCTGAGGACGCATTCCGGGCGAGCCTGCGCGAGGCGCCTCACAACGGCTGGGCGCTCTATGGCCTCACGGAAGTCTACAAGCGGCGGGGAGATAAACGCCAAGCACGTGTCGCCGAGAGGCGGCTGGCAGAGGCCTGGGCCAGCGATCGGGCAGGGCTCGACCTCTCCCGCTTATAA
- the groL gene encoding chaperonin GroEL (60 kDa chaperone family; promotes refolding of misfolded polypeptides especially under stressful conditions; forms two stacked rings of heptamers to form a barrel-shaped 14mer; ends can be capped by GroES; misfolded proteins enter the barrel where they are refolded when GroES binds): MAAKELRFSEDARRRMLAGVNILANAVKITLGPKGRNVVLEKSFGSPTVTKDGVSVAKEIELKDRFENMGAQMVKEVASHTSDEAGDGTTTATVLAQSMLVEGVKAVAAGLNPMDLKRGIDKCVAATVEELKKLSKPCNDEKAIAQVGTVSANDDKAVGEIIARAMGKVGKEGVITVEEGQSLENTLEVVEGMQFDRGYLSPYFINNQQNMNVELENPMILIHDKKISNIRDLLPILEAVAKSGRALLAISEDVEGEALATLVVNNIRGIVKVAAVKAPGFGDRRKAMLEDLAILTSGTVIAEEVGLSLEKASLGDLGTCKRVTITKEETTIIGGAGDPKAIEGRVNQIRAQIEESTSDYDKEKLQERVAKLAGGVAVIKVGAATETEMKEKKARVEDALHATRAAVEEGVVPGGGVAFIRALEGLNALKGENHDQDIGIQIAKRAMEEPLRQIVANAGEEASVVLSKVKEGKGSFGYNATSGEYGDIVKMGIIDPTKVTRTALQNAASIAGLMVTTEAMVAESPKDEEKMPGRHGHGGMGGMGDMDMM, translated from the coding sequence ATGGCAGCTAAAGAATTGAGGTTTAGCGAAGATGCCCGCAGGCGCATGCTTGCCGGAGTCAATATCCTAGCTAATGCGGTTAAGATAACACTGGGTCCGAAAGGTCGGAACGTAGTGTTGGAAAAGAGCTTCGGATCGCCCACGGTGACCAAGGACGGGGTGTCGGTCGCCAAGGAGATCGAGCTCAAGGACAGGTTCGAGAACATGGGCGCCCAAATGGTGAAAGAGGTTGCCTCGCACACCTCCGACGAAGCGGGCGATGGCACCACCACCGCGACGGTTTTGGCGCAGTCGATGCTGGTCGAAGGAGTCAAGGCGGTGGCGGCCGGCCTGAATCCGATGGATCTCAAACGCGGCATAGACAAATGCGTGGCCGCGACGGTTGAGGAATTGAAAAAGCTATCCAAGCCCTGTAACGACGAGAAAGCCATCGCCCAGGTGGGCACGGTCTCGGCCAACGACGATAAGGCCGTCGGGGAGATCATCGCCCGGGCCATGGGCAAGGTCGGCAAGGAGGGCGTTATCACCGTCGAGGAGGGCCAGAGTCTCGAGAACACGCTGGAGGTTGTCGAAGGCATGCAATTCGATCGCGGCTATCTCTCGCCGTATTTCATCAATAACCAGCAGAACATGAATGTCGAGCTGGAAAACCCGATGATCCTCATCCATGACAAGAAAATCTCCAACATTCGTGACTTGTTGCCGATCCTCGAGGCCGTAGCCAAGTCGGGACGGGCGCTGCTGGCGATCTCCGAAGACGTGGAGGGCGAGGCCCTGGCCACGCTGGTCGTCAACAATATTCGCGGTATCGTCAAGGTGGCGGCGGTCAAAGCGCCCGGCTTTGGCGACCGCCGCAAGGCGATGTTGGAAGACCTCGCAATCTTGACCTCGGGCACGGTCATTGCCGAAGAGGTCGGGCTGAGTCTCGAGAAGGCGAGCTTGGGCGATCTCGGAACCTGCAAGCGGGTCACGATTACCAAGGAAGAGACGACCATCATCGGCGGCGCGGGCGATCCCAAGGCCATCGAAGGCCGGGTCAACCAGATCCGCGCGCAGATCGAGGAGTCCACTTCCGATTACGACAAGGAGAAGCTCCAAGAGCGCGTGGCTAAGCTCGCCGGCGGCGTGGCCGTGATTAAGGTCGGCGCGGCCACCGAGACCGAGATGAAGGAGAAGAAGGCGCGGGTCGAGGACGCCTTGCATGCGACGCGCGCGGCCGTCGAGGAAGGCGTGGTGCCGGGCGGTGGCGTGGCCTTCATCCGGGCCCTGGAGGGGTTGAATGCGCTCAAGGGCGAAAATCACGACCAAGACATCGGCATCCAGATTGCCAAGCGCGCGATGGAAGAACCGCTGCGTCAGATCGTGGCCAATGCCGGCGAGGAGGCCTCCGTCGTTCTTTCCAAGGTGAAGGAAGGCAAGGGCAGCTTCGGTTACAACGCCACCAGCGGGGAGTATGGTGACATCGTCAAGATGGGTATCATAGATCCGACCAAGGTGACGCGCACGGCCTTGCAGAATGCCGCTTCGATCGCGGGACTCATGGTCACCACCGAAGCGATGGTGGCCGAATCACCGAAGGACGAGGAGAAGATGCCGGGACGCCACGGGCACGGCGGCATGGGCGGCATGGGCGACATGGACATGATGTAA
- a CDS encoding co-chaperone GroES — translation MNIRPLHDRVIIRRLEEDRKSAGGIVIPDTAAEKPMKGEVVAAGPGKVTDDGKVRALDVKPGDQVLFGKYSGTEVKMNGQDLVVMREDDIMGVIEN, via the coding sequence ATGAATATTCGTCCCTTACACGATCGGGTCATCATCCGCCGCCTAGAAGAAGATCGCAAGAGCGCGGGGGGTATCGTCATTCCTGACACGGCCGCGGAAAAACCCATGAAAGGAGAAGTGGTTGCCGCGGGTCCGGGTAAGGTCACGGACGACGGCAAGGTCAGAGCGCTCGACGTTAAGCCCGGTGACCAGGTGCTTTTCGGCAAGTATTCCGGTACCGAAGTCAAAATGAACGGCCAGGACCTGGTGGTCATGCGGGAAGACGACATCATGGGCGTCATCGAAAATTAA
- a CDS encoding divalent-cation tolerance protein CutA — translation MTDGEDYLLVLSTCPDNAVAGRIATRLVEQRAAACVNILPAVHSIYRWADKLESSAEVLLLIKTRRWRYEAVESLLKSEHPYELPEIIAVPIVRGSSPYLSWINEMVNAAP, via the coding sequence ATGACGGATGGCGAAGACTACCTCCTCGTGCTATCGACGTGCCCCGACAACGCGGTCGCGGGCCGGATCGCAACCCGGTTGGTCGAACAACGCGCCGCCGCTTGCGTCAATATCCTTCCCGCGGTGCACTCGATCTACCGCTGGGCCGATAAGCTCGAATCGAGTGCCGAAGTCCTGCTCTTGATCAAGACCCGCCGATGGCGTTACGAGGCGGTGGAATCCTTGTTAAAATCGGAACATCCGTATGAACTCCCCGAAATCATCGCGGTCCCTATAGTGCGGGGCTCGAGCCCGTATTTAAGCTGGATTAACGAGATGGTGAACGCAGCCCCATGA
- the dsbD gene encoding protein-disulfide reductase DsbD, whose translation MKTISAVCLVWLFGTLLPVFADEQRGAANIFEDFKRGFAGEPARREFLPPEEAFRVTVDIKDPATLAARWDIADGYYLYKDKFGFDLTGGDVRLGRINLPSGHFKEDPEFGSVEVHTGSITVPLSLRRPSPGEAEVGLTLRYQGCAEDGICYPPMQKTLSLRLPAQVAAGAASGGASEPVAEHDALARQLEGGAVLATLAMFAGFGILLAFTPCVFPMVPILSGIIAGQGEHATTRKAFILSSVFVVVMAATYAVMGVIAGRFGHNLQATFQNPWVLVFFAAVFVGLALSMFGWFELQLPASWQTRLARASNAQAGGTVHGTAAMGLFSALIVGPCVAPPLAGALIYIGKTGDAVLGGMALFCLGIGMGLPLIAVGTSTGKLLPKAGPWMQQVKAFFGFGMLAVAVLMLERLLPPAFTVLLWGLLLTTGAIFLGALDLLHKTASWGHRLARGAGFLVLTYGGLLIVGAAAGATDMWRPFAGATLLAQGSATAPLKLSFMRVKGTAGLEQALRAARDRAEPVMVDFYADWCVECKELEKHTFVDQIVGQQLSKLTLIKADVTANDDEDRELLASLGVFGPPALLFYTPDGTELRNQRLVGFVEPEAFRSHLDRVLRR comes from the coding sequence ATGAAGACTATCAGCGCTGTCTGTTTAGTTTGGTTGTTTGGAACGTTGCTACCCGTGTTTGCTGATGAACAACGGGGGGCGGCGAATATATTCGAGGATTTCAAGCGCGGTTTCGCGGGCGAACCGGCCCGCCGGGAGTTTTTACCGCCCGAGGAAGCATTTCGCGTCACGGTCGACATCAAAGATCCGGCGACCCTCGCCGCGCGCTGGGACATCGCCGATGGTTATTACCTATATAAGGATAAATTCGGATTTGACCTGACCGGCGGCGACGTCCGGCTCGGGCGCATTAATCTTCCCTCGGGGCACTTCAAGGAAGATCCGGAGTTCGGATCTGTCGAGGTGCATACCGGGTCTATCACGGTCCCGCTGTCGCTCAGACGCCCAAGCCCCGGCGAGGCCGAGGTCGGTTTAACCCTCAGGTATCAGGGCTGCGCCGAAGACGGGATCTGCTACCCTCCGATGCAGAAGACGCTCAGCCTGCGACTGCCAGCGCAGGTGGCGGCCGGCGCCGCTTCCGGGGGAGCAAGCGAACCCGTCGCCGAGCACGATGCGTTGGCGCGGCAACTCGAAGGCGGCGCCGTGCTCGCGACACTGGCCATGTTCGCGGGGTTCGGGATCCTCCTCGCGTTTACACCGTGCGTGTTTCCCATGGTCCCGATTCTCTCCGGAATCATCGCCGGCCAAGGCGAGCACGCAACCACGCGCAAGGCATTTATTTTATCGAGCGTATTTGTCGTGGTGATGGCCGCGACCTATGCGGTCATGGGGGTGATCGCCGGACGCTTCGGCCATAACTTGCAAGCTACGTTTCAAAATCCGTGGGTGCTGGTGTTCTTCGCCGCGGTCTTTGTCGGCCTCGCCTTGTCGATGTTCGGTTGGTTCGAGTTACAACTGCCGGCAAGTTGGCAGACGCGCCTCGCCCGGGCGAGTAACGCGCAAGCAGGCGGAACCGTGCACGGAACCGCGGCGATGGGATTGTTCTCCGCCCTGATCGTCGGACCTTGCGTGGCGCCGCCCCTGGCCGGGGCCTTGATTTATATCGGTAAGACCGGTGACGCGGTGCTCGGCGGAATGGCGCTCTTTTGCTTGGGCATCGGCATGGGATTACCGCTGATAGCGGTGGGTACTTCGACCGGGAAGCTCCTTCCCAAAGCCGGGCCTTGGATGCAACAGGTCAAGGCGTTCTTCGGGTTTGGGATGCTCGCAGTCGCGGTCTTAATGCTGGAACGCTTGCTGCCGCCGGCTTTCACCGTGTTGCTATGGGGGCTGTTATTGACGACCGGGGCGATTTTCTTGGGAGCCCTCGATCTACTCCATAAGACCGCGTCATGGGGTCACCGTCTGGCGCGCGGCGCCGGGTTTTTGGTTTTGACTTACGGCGGCCTCTTAATCGTCGGCGCGGCCGCGGGGGCCACCGATATGTGGCGTCCATTCGCGGGCGCCACACTCCTGGCGCAGGGATCCGCCACGGCGCCACTCAAGCTGAGCTTCATGCGGGTCAAGGGTACCGCGGGTTTGGAGCAGGCCTTACGCGCGGCGCGCGATCGTGCCGAGCCGGTGATGGTGGACTTTTACGCGGACTGGTGTGTCGAGTGCAAAGAGCTGGAAAAACATACCTTTGTCGACCAAATCGTCGGCCAACAGCTTTCCAAGTTAACGCTAATCAAAGCGGACGTAACGGCTAATGATGATGAGGACCGCGAGCTGCTCGCGAGCCTCGGAGTCTTCGGGCCGCCGGCCTTGCTTTTTTACACACCGGACGGTACCGAGCTTCGCAATCAACGTCTTGTCGGGTTCGTCGAGCCGGAAGCGTTTCGCTCGCACCTCGATCGGGTGTTGCGCCGTTGA
- a CDS encoding TlpA family protein disulfide reductase, translating into MSPAYRFAFYCLFLIVAGGGGYLLREHLGARADSSPSTLVGQARPDFSLKDFRGESRRISEWNGKVLLLNFWATWCPPCQKEIPDLIALQEDYKDEGLQIVGIAIDELGTTQEFANRAGINYPTLTGEAEAIQVALSYGNTSGALPYTVIVDRNRRIAFTQPGQVHRDEVENLIRRLLRIPA; encoded by the coding sequence TTGAGCCCGGCTTACCGTTTTGCATTTTATTGTTTGTTTCTGATCGTCGCGGGAGGCGGGGGCTATCTTCTCCGCGAACACCTGGGCGCGCGGGCGGACTCCTCACCTTCGACCCTCGTGGGGCAGGCGCGGCCCGATTTTTCACTCAAGGATTTCAGAGGCGAGAGCCGCCGCATCAGCGAGTGGAACGGAAAAGTTTTGCTATTAAACTTTTGGGCCACCTGGTGTCCTCCGTGCCAAAAAGAGATCCCGGATCTCATCGCGCTCCAAGAAGACTATAAGGACGAGGGCTTGCAGATCGTGGGTATCGCGATCGATGAGCTTGGCACGACGCAAGAATTCGCGAACCGGGCCGGGATCAATTACCCGACGCTGACCGGCGAGGCGGAGGCCATCCAAGTCGCCCTGAGTTACGGTAATACGAGCGGCGCGCTACCCTACACGGTGATCGTTGATCGTAACAGGAGAATCGCCTTCACCCAGCCCGGCCAAGTGCACCGGGACGAAGTCGAGAATCTCATACGACGGCTGCTCCGCATTCCCGCCTAA
- the aroQ gene encoding type II 3-dehydroquinate dehydratase, protein MSQLALINGPNLNLLGTREPEVYGTTTLAEIESRLEALALSAGHTLSSFQSNAEHELVERIHRAQSENAAFIIINPGAFTHTSIALRDAFVAVKIPFIEVHLSNIFAREAFRHTSYLSGVAVGIVSGLGPQGYELALQAAIARLRAHATHSPYQEKDGHP, encoded by the coding sequence ATGTCGCAACTGGCGCTCATCAACGGACCCAACCTTAATCTATTAGGAACACGTGAGCCGGAGGTTTACGGTACCACGACGCTCGCGGAGATCGAGTCCCGCCTCGAGGCTCTGGCGCTGTCCGCGGGACACACGCTGTCCTCGTTTCAGAGCAATGCCGAACACGAGCTGGTGGAGCGTATTCATCGCGCGCAGTCGGAAAACGCCGCCTTTATCATTATCAACCCCGGCGCTTTCACGCACACGAGCATCGCGCTACGCGATGCGTTCGTAGCAGTCAAGATACCGTTTATCGAAGTTCATCTATCCAATATCTTCGCGCGCGAGGCTTTTCGCCACACTTCTTACCTTTCCGGAGTCGCGGTGGGGATTGTCAGCGGTCTCGGGCCACAGGGATATGAGCTTGCCTTGCAAGCAGCGATCGCTCGCTTGCGAGCCCATGCCACACATTCGCCCTACCAGGAAAAAGATGGACATCCGTAA
- the accB gene encoding acetyl-CoA carboxylase biotin carboxyl carrier protein has product MDIRKVKKLIELLEESGIAELEIHEGEESVRISRYRAPPGGHTFLQLADPQLPAAPGHAAAPADVKPKPDFEGHSITAPMVGTFYLGASPTSKPFVEMGQRVKRGEILCIIEAMKVMNQIEADSDGTIAAILVDNGQPVEYDQPLFVLKRS; this is encoded by the coding sequence ATGGACATCCGTAAAGTAAAAAAGTTAATCGAGCTCCTGGAAGAGTCCGGGATTGCCGAGCTCGAAATCCACGAGGGGGAGGAATCCGTCCGCATCAGCCGCTATCGGGCCCCGCCAGGGGGTCACACCTTCTTACAGCTAGCGGATCCGCAGCTCCCCGCCGCGCCCGGGCATGCCGCAGCTCCCGCCGATGTTAAACCGAAACCAGACTTTGAAGGTCATTCCATCACCGCTCCGATGGTCGGAACCTTTTATCTCGGCGCCTCTCCGACCAGCAAACCGTTCGTCGAAATGGGTCAGCGGGTAAAACGGGGCGAGATTCTGTGTATCATCGAGGCTATGAAGGTCATGAATCAGATCGAAGCCGATAGCGACGGCACGATCGCCGCGATTCTGGTCGACAACGGCCAACCGGTGGAGTACGACCAGCCCCTGTTCGTACTGAAACGAAGTTGA